One window of Corynebacterium accolens genomic DNA carries:
- a CDS encoding ABC transporter ATP-binding protein, with translation MRFPTATWPQVRKVVAQQLSAIPHARRRTLIAVVFLLAGAAANVTIPILLGKIVDAVTTGASIALLGVLLIGVAAASATLSAAGFYVLSQLTERVIASLREDMVSTALGLPTHRVEDAGTGDLVSRSTDDVAELSAAVTETVPVLAKSIFAIASTAVALLTVDWQYLVVIVAVTPLYFFAGRYYLRRAPDRYAAERAAMADRARRLLEAIHGRDTVRAFRMENTMHDRIGAASTRVVEEGYNARRTMMVLQAHLTGIELVLLASGLAVSFWVVQANALTVGAVTAAMLLLIRLRGPLMGLMRVLDTVQSGYASLARIVGVVIDPPAPVPDSGAPRGDGSVDMRDISFRYSDNSWAVEGLNLAIKPGETVALVGASGAGKSTVAALLAGLRVPDQGTVLVDGVEVALLSDAERIQRLALVSQEVHVFSGSLREDLALAAPQATDEEMVQTLRQVQADWFFDLEAGLDTIVGAQGMPLDPVAAQQLALARIVLLDPRIIILDEATAEAGSVGAESLEDAAETVMEGRTALVVAHRLDQASRADAIVVMDNGRVVEQGSHLELLNYGGRYKQLWAAWQKGRTS, from the coding sequence ATGCGTTTTCCCACCGCCACGTGGCCACAGGTGCGAAAGGTTGTGGCGCAGCAGTTATCGGCTATCCCGCACGCGCGCCGTCGCACCCTTATCGCCGTGGTGTTTTTGCTAGCCGGGGCAGCAGCCAATGTCACCATCCCGATCCTGCTCGGCAAAATTGTCGATGCCGTGACAACGGGCGCCAGCATCGCCCTCCTCGGAGTCCTGCTCATCGGGGTCGCCGCCGCATCTGCTACTTTATCGGCAGCGGGATTCTATGTTCTGTCCCAGCTGACCGAGCGCGTCATCGCGTCCCTGCGCGAGGATATGGTCTCTACGGCACTCGGCCTTCCCACGCACCGCGTCGAGGATGCCGGGACCGGAGACTTGGTATCGCGCTCTACCGATGACGTCGCGGAGCTTTCCGCCGCGGTTACAGAGACGGTCCCCGTGCTGGCAAAGTCCATTTTTGCCATTGCCTCAACGGCAGTAGCTCTACTTACGGTGGATTGGCAATACCTCGTGGTCATTGTTGCCGTGACCCCGTTGTATTTCTTCGCCGGCCGGTATTACCTGCGGCGCGCCCCTGACCGGTATGCCGCTGAGCGCGCCGCCATGGCGGACCGCGCCCGCCGGCTTTTGGAGGCGATCCACGGCAGGGACACGGTGCGCGCATTCCGCATGGAAAATACGATGCACGACCGGATCGGCGCGGCTTCAACGCGTGTGGTGGAAGAAGGGTATAACGCGCGCCGGACGATGATGGTGCTCCAGGCTCACCTCACCGGCATTGAACTGGTCTTATTGGCCAGCGGTTTGGCGGTGAGCTTTTGGGTGGTGCAGGCCAATGCGCTTACTGTTGGAGCGGTCACCGCGGCGATGTTATTGCTCATACGCCTGCGCGGGCCACTGATGGGGCTGATGCGCGTGCTAGATACGGTGCAATCCGGGTATGCCTCATTGGCGCGTATCGTGGGCGTGGTCATCGATCCGCCCGCGCCGGTACCGGATAGCGGTGCACCGAGGGGCGATGGCAGCGTTGATATGCGGGATATTTCCTTCCGCTATAGCGATAACTCTTGGGCCGTCGAGGGACTCAACCTTGCGATTAAGCCCGGCGAAACGGTGGCCCTCGTCGGGGCGTCTGGCGCCGGGAAATCCACCGTGGCTGCGTTGCTCGCGGGCTTGCGCGTTCCGGATCAGGGCACCGTGCTTGTCGATGGCGTCGAGGTTGCCCTGCTTTCCGATGCCGAGCGTATCCAGCGCCTCGCCCTCGTCTCCCAGGAGGTGCACGTCTTTTCTGGGAGTTTGCGCGAGGATCTTGCACTCGCAGCGCCACAGGCCACCGATGAGGAAATGGTGCAGACCCTACGCCAAGTGCAGGCTGACTGGTTTTTCGATCTGGAAGCGGGCCTCGATACCATCGTGGGCGCGCAAGGCATGCCGTTGGACCCGGTGGCGGCGCAGCAATTGGCTCTTGCCCGAATCGTGCTGCTGGATCCCCGCATTATTATCTTGGACGAAGCCACGGCGGAAGCAGGCTCGGTGGGCGCTGAATCCTTAGAGGACGCCGCAGAGACTGTGATGGAGGGTCGGACCGCCTTAGTGGTTGCGCACCGCCTGGATCAGGCTTCGCGCGCCGATGCCATCGTGGTCATGGACAATGGCCGGGTGGTAGAACAGGGTAGCCATTTAGAACTGCTAAATTATGGGGGCCGTTATAAACAATTATGGGCCGCTTGGCAGAAGGGACGAACATCATGA
- a CDS encoding alpha/beta hydrolase family esterase: MRRRPVRAALSTAVLCCVAALGVSCANNEEESGSAARSESTQAHGSAASQLGIPTSAPLSGPEPGSHTTINLPSGRSFILSVPEKYTSQKQWPVVMAFHGWGQSAENLRGYSRLDAAQAITVFPTGKKKAWSPAPYAETSGSEDKKFVLDILDSLRATYNVDDSRLFATGMSNGGGFAAYLACQMPGIFHSVATISAAYYEDILKDCAHEPVGRLDMHGTDDPVVGYYGGTRHKTKYFSVESVLEQDRKRNECSEKVDTNRLVNNALDLHWRGCSAPLEHIRIGGGSHVWPGGLGDKNNEVGKFFATDRVLDFFGIPGRPDGTRET, translated from the coding sequence ATGAGACGGAGGCCGGTGCGCGCTGCGTTGAGCACCGCAGTCTTGTGCTGCGTGGCGGCGCTGGGCGTGTCATGCGCAAATAACGAGGAAGAATCGGGCTCGGCGGCACGCAGCGAAAGCACGCAAGCGCACGGTTCGGCTGCCTCGCAGCTCGGGATTCCTACCTCTGCGCCGCTCAGTGGGCCGGAACCAGGATCGCATACGACGATTAACCTTCCGTCCGGGCGCTCATTTATCCTCAGCGTGCCAGAAAAGTATACGTCCCAAAAACAGTGGCCAGTGGTCATGGCTTTTCACGGGTGGGGGCAGTCGGCGGAAAACCTGCGCGGCTATTCCCGCCTCGATGCGGCACAAGCCATCACCGTATTTCCCACGGGCAAGAAAAAGGCCTGGAGTCCCGCCCCGTACGCGGAAACCAGCGGGAGCGAGGACAAGAAATTCGTGCTCGATATCCTCGATTCCCTCCGCGCGACCTACAACGTCGATGATTCGCGGCTTTTTGCCACCGGCATGTCCAACGGCGGCGGTTTTGCTGCCTACCTGGCCTGCCAGATGCCCGGCATCTTCCACTCGGTTGCCACCATTTCCGCTGCTTATTACGAAGATATTCTGAAAGACTGCGCCCATGAACCGGTAGGGCGCCTGGATATGCACGGCACCGATGACCCCGTCGTGGGCTATTACGGCGGAACCCGGCACAAGACCAAATATTTCTCCGTCGAATCCGTCCTGGAGCAGGACCGCAAGCGCAATGAATGCTCGGAAAAGGTGGACACCAACCGCTTGGTCAATAATGCCCTCGATTTGCATTGGCGGGGTTGTTCCGCACCGCTGGAGCATATCCGCATCGGTGGCGGCTCCCACGTGTGGCCGGGTGGTCTTGGAGACAAAAATAATGAAGTAGGAAAGTTCTTCGCCACTGACCGCGTCTTGGACTTCTTCGGCATTCCGGGCAGGCCCGACGGCACCCGCGAAACTTAG
- a CDS encoding site-specific DNA-methyltransferase, with product MTHTSPGADGNAAEFFGLVWPGKQAARAAAEAPLAAEFELDAALSSVTASPNSIHLADNLPVLQHWASTGETFDVIYIDPPYNTGRDFVYRDNYRARREVKSGSYAQWHAEWLSMMLPRLILARRVLAENGFIFVSIGEDEAANTRKVLDEVFGEGCYAGQFIWKKAGTGKNDSKYAVVEHEYILCYAKNPDNPGFNLDAEGFTSTKYNHEDERGKYSLVRLDSKTLGYLPSLDFPIASPDGTQHWPDQPAGHSRVARWRWGKDMVEKRYDELVFRRGFVYTKNYKKAGARPRSILDGQRFGVTRTGRRDAEDVMGVEGIFEFPKPVRLIKHLIAIGGGVDARVLDFFAGSGTTAQAVIELNREDNGARSFHLAQIPEPTGPNSAAHRAGFFSVADICVERVRSVPGSSFRAYRAT from the coding sequence ATGACGCACACTAGCCCTGGTGCAGATGGCAACGCCGCGGAATTCTTTGGGTTGGTGTGGCCTGGCAAGCAGGCAGCGCGCGCTGCGGCGGAGGCTCCCCTAGCCGCCGAGTTCGAGCTCGATGCTGCGTTAAGCAGCGTGACCGCCTCTCCCAATAGCATCCACTTGGCCGATAATCTGCCGGTTCTACAGCACTGGGCTTCCACGGGCGAGACCTTTGATGTTATCTACATCGACCCGCCGTATAACACCGGCCGAGACTTTGTCTACCGCGATAATTACCGCGCGCGGCGCGAGGTAAAATCCGGCAGCTATGCCCAGTGGCACGCCGAATGGCTGTCCATGATGCTCCCGCGGCTCATCTTGGCGCGCCGCGTCTTGGCGGAGAACGGCTTTATATTCGTCTCCATCGGAGAGGACGAGGCTGCTAATACCCGCAAGGTTTTAGACGAGGTCTTTGGCGAGGGCTGCTATGCCGGGCAATTCATTTGGAAAAAGGCCGGCACTGGAAAAAACGATTCCAAGTATGCGGTCGTAGAACACGAATACATCCTCTGCTATGCCAAAAATCCAGACAACCCTGGGTTTAACCTGGATGCAGAGGGCTTCACGAGCACCAAATATAACCACGAGGATGAACGCGGCAAATACTCCTTGGTGCGCTTAGATTCTAAGACCCTGGGGTACCTGCCATCGCTGGATTTTCCCATTGCCTCACCCGATGGCACGCAACATTGGCCGGACCAACCGGCTGGCCACAGCCGGGTAGCGCGCTGGCGCTGGGGCAAGGACATGGTGGAAAAACGCTACGATGAGTTGGTCTTTCGGCGCGGATTCGTCTACACCAAGAACTATAAGAAGGCAGGGGCACGGCCGCGATCCATTCTCGATGGGCAGAGGTTTGGGGTAACCCGCACGGGCCGCCGCGACGCAGAGGACGTCATGGGCGTGGAGGGAATCTTTGAGTTCCCCAAGCCGGTGCGCCTAATCAAGCACCTCATCGCCATTGGTGGCGGAGTCGATGCCCGGGTGCTCGACTTTTTCGCAGGTTCAGGCACCACGGCGCAGGCGGTCATAGAACTCAACCGGGAAGACAATGGTGCGCGCAGCTTTCACCTAGCGCAAATTCCAGAGCCCACCGGCCCGAACAGTGCGGCGCACCGGGCAGGCTTTTTTAGCGTCGCGGATATTTGCGTAGAGCGCGTGCGATCCGTGCCTGGGTCCTCTTTCCGGGCCTACCGCGCGACCTAA
- a CDS encoding antitoxin, protein MGIFDKAKEALNSEKGEEVTKEGLDKAEDFAKDKLGEDKADQVDKARDAIDDKLGTNNDGDDENK, encoded by the coding sequence ATGGGTATCTTTGACAAAGCAAAGGAAGCACTGAACTCCGAAAAGGGCGAGGAAGTTACCAAGGAGGGCCTGGACAAGGCCGAGGACTTTGCCAAGGACAAGCTGGGCGAGGACAAGGCAGACCAGGTGGACAAGGCCCGCGATGCCATTGATGACAAGCTCGGCACCAATAATGACGGCGACGACGAGAACAAGTAG
- a CDS encoding response regulator transcription factor — MAETSPPIRILIAEDQSLVRGALVALLTTEPDIDVVAQCATGNEVAGLVAKHNVEVALLDIEMPGKSGLDVAEELSGSPCKCLIVTTFGRGGYVKRAIDADIAGFIVKDTPPEQLAEAIRRVKAGLRVIDPALARESLFTPDNPLTPREREIARLLLSGVTSSELARKVHLSPGSVRNVVSSIMTKTDANNRYEAATKAQTQGWI, encoded by the coding sequence ATGGCTGAGACATCTCCACCCATCCGTATCCTTATCGCAGAGGATCAATCATTGGTTCGCGGTGCCCTGGTTGCTCTCCTAACTACCGAACCAGATATTGACGTAGTTGCTCAATGCGCAACGGGCAACGAGGTTGCGGGGCTCGTCGCCAAGCACAATGTAGAGGTAGCTCTACTCGATATTGAGATGCCTGGAAAGAGCGGTCTAGACGTCGCTGAAGAGCTCTCCGGCAGTCCATGCAAATGCCTCATCGTTACTACTTTTGGCCGCGGCGGCTATGTAAAACGTGCTATTGATGCTGACATCGCTGGATTCATAGTCAAAGACACTCCCCCAGAACAACTTGCGGAGGCAATTCGCCGAGTAAAGGCTGGGCTCCGGGTAATCGATCCTGCCCTGGCACGAGAGAGTCTTTTTACCCCGGACAACCCGCTCACACCCCGGGAACGAGAAATCGCGCGGCTTTTATTATCTGGGGTGACTTCCTCAGAACTGGCGCGCAAAGTGCATCTTAGTCCAGGCAGTGTACGCAACGTCGTGTCCAGTATCATGACAAAAACCGATGCAAATAATCGCTACGAGGCAGCGACGAAAGCCCAAACTCAAGGCTGGATTTAA
- a CDS encoding sensor histidine kinase produces the protein MNSFHSPFKGFATNNAVFASVWLIFLLFGLILNFNQPGVDATQRLGSTACVIAFSALYFFSFGSVTYYPRGWNLRYRLAARWSALALIALISIPFFGVYATTFVPYLAAFLGFQLPLRRALLWVLLTGLVVTGALWSVDSQDLLGTFIVIFGWPILLVLLGTMSQREDSRTDLEHQLDLARQREDIATDVHDLLGHSLTVINLKSELAQRLVDVDPTRARNELQEISDLSRKSLAEVRSTVTRMRMPTFEGEVQAARRAFDTTGIQAHLPANVQAVGLYDAAFSWALRELTTNVIRHSGAQHCWVSITQNKLQVVDDGCGFDPKKQCQSGGLHGLHKRMEDSGGKLIIMRKDDRTVALITMNGDTELLPLDSEVESDG, from the coding sequence ATGAATTCATTCCACTCGCCCTTCAAGGGATTCGCTACAAATAATGCGGTGTTTGCCAGCGTTTGGCTTATATTTCTGCTCTTCGGCTTAATTCTCAATTTCAATCAGCCTGGTGTGGACGCTACGCAGCGCCTAGGTTCCACTGCCTGTGTTATCGCTTTCAGCGCCCTATATTTCTTCAGCTTTGGTTCGGTGACTTACTACCCGCGGGGCTGGAACTTACGTTATCGCTTGGCTGCTCGATGGTCTGCCTTAGCGCTCATAGCACTTATCTCCATACCCTTCTTCGGAGTTTATGCTACGACATTTGTGCCCTATCTAGCTGCTTTCCTCGGGTTTCAATTACCGCTGCGTCGGGCATTATTATGGGTACTTCTTACCGGACTCGTAGTCACAGGTGCCTTATGGAGCGTCGATTCGCAGGACCTCTTAGGGACATTCATTGTGATATTCGGCTGGCCAATTTTGCTGGTGTTGCTAGGCACAATGTCTCAAAGAGAAGACTCGCGCACGGATTTAGAGCATCAACTCGATCTCGCTCGCCAACGCGAAGACATTGCCACCGACGTTCACGATTTGCTCGGTCACTCGCTTACCGTCATTAATTTAAAATCTGAGTTGGCACAGCGGCTAGTAGACGTAGATCCAACTCGAGCTCGAAACGAGCTTCAAGAAATAAGTGACCTTTCCCGTAAGAGTTTGGCAGAAGTCCGCTCCACAGTTACCCGGATGCGCATGCCGACCTTCGAAGGAGAAGTTCAGGCAGCACGACGAGCATTCGATACTACAGGGATTCAAGCGCATCTTCCTGCCAACGTCCAAGCTGTAGGACTTTATGACGCCGCCTTTTCCTGGGCATTACGCGAACTCACCACTAACGTTATTCGCCACTCAGGAGCACAGCACTGCTGGGTGAGCATAACCCAGAATAAGCTCCAAGTCGTAGACGATGGTTGCGGCTTCGATCCGAAAAAGCAGTGCCAAAGTGGCGGGCTACACGGGCTGCACAAGCGAATGGAGGACAGCGGTGGAAAGTTGATTATTATGAGGAAGGACGACCGCACCGTAGCGCTGATTACTATGAATGGTGATACTGAGTTACTACCCTTAGACAGTGAAGTGGAGTCCGATGGCTGA
- a CDS encoding ABC transporter permease has protein sequence MRFAGYNFLRLRRNLAPLFFTTILPVFFYLLFGTLMDFGSLPIHNGNFAALQMISMALYGGVAGAVGAAASSVTDARSGWRRQLALTPLRPHQILWANITSIALQALLPIAAVFLTGALTKADMEPHQWVLSFLACAVVSIPFGLYGMIWALALPTDNSVAIASSSIVLLLFAANVFIPLSSSLMEFGRFTPLFGPVVLAQWPLAEGMQLLNDADGTVNHSLWSAGLNFAVWTAIFVGACAMLLHRDKSRM, from the coding sequence ATGCGTTTTGCTGGGTACAATTTCCTCCGGCTGCGCCGCAACCTCGCCCCGCTATTTTTCACCACCATTTTGCCGGTATTTTTCTATTTACTTTTCGGCACACTAATGGACTTTGGCAGCCTTCCTATTCACAACGGTAACTTTGCAGCTCTCCAAATGATCAGCATGGCCCTGTACGGTGGCGTCGCCGGTGCGGTGGGAGCCGCTGCTTCTTCAGTCACTGATGCTCGGTCCGGTTGGAGACGCCAACTAGCGCTTACTCCGCTGCGCCCTCACCAGATCCTCTGGGCGAATATCACATCCATAGCATTGCAAGCTCTGCTCCCCATTGCAGCAGTGTTTCTCACTGGTGCATTAACTAAGGCTGACATGGAGCCCCACCAATGGGTTCTGTCCTTTCTTGCGTGCGCTGTTGTCTCTATTCCCTTTGGCTTATATGGAATGATATGGGCACTTGCTTTACCGACGGATAACTCCGTGGCCATTGCTTCTTCCTCTATTGTCCTCCTGCTGTTCGCCGCCAATGTCTTTATCCCTCTATCTTCCTCACTTATGGAGTTTGGCCGCTTTACACCCCTTTTTGGCCCAGTCGTGTTGGCTCAATGGCCATTGGCAGAAGGGATGCAACTGCTCAATGATGCCGATGGCACGGTTAACCATTCCTTGTGGAGCGCGGGACTAAACTTCGCCGTATGGACCGCAATTTTCGTCGGAGCCTGCGCAATGCTGCTCCACCGCGACAAATCACGAATGTAA
- a CDS encoding ABC transporter ATP-binding protein, producing MKTTRIPNSGSSTAIEVRDVEKVFAANSSHSVRALNDVSVSIATGEIVALLGSNGAGKSTLIDLILGLTEPSSGAITVQGKSPQEAINNTQLAAVLQSGGLLPELTVSDTLKMISATFAQPLDIGEVAHHTNLEPILSRRVGKCSGGEQQRLRFALALLGDPQILILDEPTAGMDPGARRDFWASMQHQAELGRTIFFATHYLEEADNFAERIVLLHKGEVVADDKVIDIRSRGEVRRITAQFDGSIPPMSALPGVTEVTRTGDHIQMTTSDSDSLARHLLNHTGAYDLTISAHSLENTFLALTDEHN from the coding sequence ATGAAAACTACACGTATCCCTAACTCAGGTTCCTCAACAGCGATTGAGGTACGCGACGTAGAAAAAGTCTTCGCAGCGAACTCCTCGCATTCAGTGCGAGCACTGAATGACGTATCAGTCTCCATCGCCACCGGAGAAATCGTAGCGTTGTTAGGTTCCAACGGCGCTGGAAAGTCCACACTCATTGACCTTATCTTGGGCCTTACCGAACCTTCTTCCGGCGCTATTACAGTCCAAGGCAAAAGCCCCCAGGAAGCGATCAACAACACACAGCTAGCAGCGGTGCTCCAATCCGGAGGTCTTCTCCCCGAGCTCACCGTAAGCGATACCTTAAAGATGATTTCCGCTACCTTTGCCCAGCCCCTAGACATTGGCGAGGTCGCACATCACACCAACTTAGAACCGATATTGTCTCGACGAGTGGGCAAGTGCTCCGGCGGCGAGCAACAACGTCTTCGTTTCGCGCTTGCGCTCCTGGGTGACCCACAGATACTCATCCTTGACGAGCCGACTGCCGGTATGGATCCAGGCGCTCGCCGGGATTTTTGGGCGTCCATGCAGCACCAGGCTGAGCTCGGGCGCACCATCTTCTTCGCGACACACTATCTCGAAGAAGCGGACAATTTTGCTGAAAGGATAGTGCTTTTGCACAAAGGGGAAGTTGTGGCCGATGACAAGGTAATTGACATACGTAGCCGCGGCGAGGTCCGAAGAATTACGGCCCAATTTGACGGCAGTATCCCTCCAATGAGTGCGCTACCAGGCGTTACCGAAGTCACCCGCACTGGAGATCACATTCAAATGACTACCTCAGATTCGGATTCACTGGCCCGTCATCTTCTTAACCACACAGGCGCCTATGACCTCACCATTAGCGCTCATAGTCTGGAAAATACTTTCCTCGCTCTCACCGATGAGCACAACTAA
- a CDS encoding cadmium resistance transporter, with product MITTLASAIVLFIVTNIDDIVVLSLFFARGAGRKGTTKAILLGQYLGFLGILAVSVALGLGLSAILPEDWIRFFGLIPLAIGLWAAWEAFRGEEDDDVSGKKLSVAAVAGVTFANGGDNIGVYLPVFTTSSPSDIAVYCIVFLVLVAGLVAVAKFVATRPAVAEALEKWESVLFPTVLILLGLAILFAV from the coding sequence GTGATTACTACTCTCGCATCCGCAATCGTCTTATTTATCGTCACCAATATCGACGATATCGTTGTTCTCTCGCTGTTCTTTGCCCGTGGCGCGGGCAGGAAGGGCACGACCAAAGCCATTCTTTTGGGGCAATATCTGGGATTTTTAGGGATCCTCGCGGTCTCTGTAGCACTTGGCCTGGGACTTAGCGCTATTCTTCCGGAAGACTGGATACGCTTTTTCGGGCTTATTCCCTTGGCCATTGGCCTCTGGGCAGCCTGGGAGGCCTTTCGCGGGGAAGAGGACGATGACGTTTCCGGAAAGAAGCTCAGCGTCGCTGCGGTAGCCGGGGTCACCTTTGCCAATGGCGGCGATAATATCGGAGTGTACCTGCCGGTATTTACCACGTCTTCGCCCTCAGACATCGCGGTGTACTGCATCGTATTCCTCGTTTTGGTCGCCGGCCTTGTAGCGGTAGCGAAGTTCGTGGCCACACGGCCAGCCGTAGCAGAAGCGCTAGAGAAGTGGGAGAGCGTGTTATTTCCCACGGTGCTTATCCTATTAGGCCTTGCCATCCTTTTTGCGGTGTAG
- a CDS encoding YchJ family protein produces MVALNPIADSRRCPCTSGLSFGECCGKYHAGAKAPTAEALMRSRFSAFVSGDEDYLLRTWDPVTRPSSLDLADSPIRFYRLDILDTERGGLVDYEGIVEFEAFYKGEAVGSQRERSSFRRLNGAWVYSTGEL; encoded by the coding sequence ATGGTGGCCCTCAACCCCATCGCCGATTCCCGCCGCTGCCCCTGCACGAGCGGGCTGAGCTTTGGCGAATGCTGCGGCAAGTACCACGCTGGTGCCAAAGCTCCCACGGCGGAGGCCCTCATGCGGTCACGCTTTAGCGCCTTCGTCAGCGGCGATGAGGACTACCTCCTGCGCACCTGGGATCCGGTGACTCGGCCGAGCTCATTGGACTTGGCCGACTCCCCCATCCGGTTCTACCGCCTCGATATCCTCGATACCGAGCGCGGTGGCCTTGTAGACTATGAAGGCATCGTGGAATTTGAGGCCTTCTACAAGGGTGAGGCGGTAGGCTCCCAGCGAGAGCGATCGTCTTTCCGGCGCCTTAATGGCGCATGGGTCTATTCCACCGGCGAGCTTTAA
- a CDS encoding bifunctional alpha/beta hydrolase/OsmC family protein: MQSVNVKLPSSRGTEMAGTIDFPDAPPLAFAVFAHCFAGSRHTPGAARTSKQLTEFGIATLRFDFPGLGQSEGEFADTTFNQNVDDIRAAADWLEEHYSAPQMLIGHSLGGAAVLKAATAMKKIRAVATIGAPFDPAHSVLHYADKIGEVDANGEVEVVLGGRALTISRKFLEDLAETNPEEYLPRLRKPLLSLHSPIDQTVGIDNAQNIFRMTRYPKSLVSLDKADHLLTKQGTAARAADLIGAWSRQFIVPDYEPEEVGTDAAVASPAIGTKFGVVVRHNDHSVTADRTKKEGGKGKGFTATGLLMSALAAASTQAIKEAGKKLALDDVHVTITQTGSTSFERRIELKGSLDDSEVDALRVAARDTDIERMAAGATITDIVDAN, from the coding sequence ATGCAATCCGTCAATGTTAAGCTGCCGTCCAGCCGAGGAACCGAGATGGCAGGAACCATCGACTTTCCTGATGCTCCCCCTCTCGCCTTCGCCGTCTTCGCGCATTGCTTTGCCGGCTCGCGCCATACCCCTGGCGCGGCCCGCACCTCGAAGCAATTAACGGAATTCGGTATCGCCACCTTGCGCTTTGATTTTCCCGGTTTGGGGCAATCAGAAGGCGAGTTTGCGGACACCACGTTTAACCAGAATGTCGACGATATCCGCGCCGCCGCGGACTGGCTAGAAGAACACTATTCCGCACCACAGATGCTCATTGGTCACTCCTTGGGTGGCGCAGCGGTGCTCAAGGCCGCCACGGCAATGAAAAAGATTCGGGCCGTTGCCACCATCGGCGCCCCCTTCGATCCGGCGCACTCCGTGCTGCACTACGCGGATAAGATCGGCGAGGTAGACGCTAATGGCGAGGTCGAGGTCGTCCTAGGCGGCAGGGCGCTGACCATTTCGCGTAAATTCCTAGAGGATTTGGCAGAAACCAACCCAGAGGAATACCTGCCGCGGTTGCGCAAGCCACTCTTGTCCCTGCATTCTCCCATCGACCAAACGGTGGGCATCGACAATGCGCAAAATATTTTCCGCATGACCCGCTATCCCAAGTCCCTCGTCTCGTTGGATAAGGCCGATCACCTGCTGACGAAACAGGGTACGGCGGCCCGCGCCGCTGATCTCATCGGTGCATGGTCGCGGCAGTTTATCGTCCCCGACTATGAACCCGAGGAAGTGGGTACGGATGCCGCCGTTGCCAGCCCTGCTATCGGCACCAAATTCGGTGTCGTGGTGCGCCACAATGATCATTCCGTTACCGCGGACCGGACCAAAAAGGAAGGCGGCAAGGGCAAGGGCTTTACCGCAACCGGCCTGCTCATGTCGGCCTTGGCAGCTGCCTCCACCCAGGCCATCAAGGAAGCCGGCAAGAAGCTTGCGCTTGACGATGTCCACGTGACCATCACCCAGACCGGTTCCACCTCTTTCGAGCGCCGCATCGAACTAAAAGGCTCCTTGGACGATTCCGAGGTCGATGCACTGCGCGTAGCCGCGCGCGATACCGACATCGAGCGCATGGCCGCCGGCGCCACCATCACCGATATCGTGGACGCCAACTAA